GATGATCTGAGCAATGGTAATCATCTCATTTAGAGGACTCCATAGCTTTTGTGCGCTAGTTTCCAGAAAGTCATCCTTTTCTATATTCGTCTTTTTCAGATCTTCCACCAGATCATTCACTTGCTTCCTCGTTAAAGAAAACCTTTTAAACCAGAAGGCAGCAAAACCAAGAAAGGCAAACAAGTAATCAAAGGGATAGAAGGGAATCTCGATCATCGCTACACCTTTAATGATGCCCCAGATAATCCCCGATGTGGTACTCACAGCTGTGAATGCGAGAAAGAAGGACTCCGCTTGATTCTGAAAATATTCACGCAGGGTAAACACAAGCACAGTAAGAAAAGAAATAAAGTAAAGGCCAAAAAATAAGAGATTCGCTCTCGATAGATATGTAATAGGTAGCAAGATGATGGAGATTGCCGAGAGACCATACATGATGGCGTACCAGCGAAATATTGGTGTGACATTATTTTTTGTTAATAAAGTTCTCATCAATTGTATAAAGAACAAGGCCGCACCAAGATAGACGAGATTAATTAATTTCACCGACCAATCATAATTTAGCGGCAACCATGTGAGCACCGCTTTATTATAGGTGATCAGTTCATCCATGGCCGGTAGAAGAAATCCTATGGCAAGCAAGAGTAGTCGTTTGTCGCGATAGACAAAGAGATATACAAGGATCGTATACAGGCTATACATTAGTAGAACAACTATGATGAAGATGATGGCTGTTTTTTGGAACTCTTGCTCCGCTAAGATTGCCTTCCCGATACCGAACTTGATCGACTTGGCGATTCCCACATTTTCAGCTGTATCAAAATTGGATACATGTAACAGAATCTGGATTTCATTGTCATGCACAGGGAAATAGACGGTGTACGGAATATCTTCTCCCCTGTGCTCTCCCCGCTTCTCCCCTACTTCCCCAGATTGAGCTAGCAAGTTGCCATTGATAAAGAGTTTGGACGCTGTTTTGGCGGTAGCGAGACGAAGCCCATATGTTTGATCCTCATCATGATTGAGGAGAATACGCAATCGATAGGTACCAAATTGATAAGGTAATGCCGCGCTATTCGATGTTGGCACTGAAATCCATTGGATAGACGAAGGGAAGACCCCCTCCTCCTCAAAATTAGGCTCTACTAAATGAGGCTCTGCGAAAGTTCCAGGAATAAACTCCCATTCACCATTCAATGTGATGGTTTGATCCTCTTTCAACTCATAGCCTCTAAGATCTAATATTCCTCTCTCCGCAAACGGCTGATCTGGTGGAAAATGATAGCTTAACCAGAGTAATCGGAATGCAGTAAGGATCAGAAAGACCAGTACAATCACAGCGATCGGCTTCAATGTATGAGACAATTTTGAATGCAAAGAATGAATCATTCCACACAGTCCTTCCAGATCACATTCAACAAATCCATTTTATGCAATTATACCATTTGTCTATTGATACTTCGCTGACTAGATCCCATCAAAAAGACCACGATAGGAGTCATCCCATCATGGCCCTTAACACATCTTATTTATTCTATGATTCTTCTATTTTCATTCTTTTACTTTTTTTCGATGCATCAGCATCCAAGCCCCGATGATCAGGAAGAAAGCTCCTGCCAATAGGAAGTCGACCCTTGCCTTCTCTCCAGTTTGCGGTAATGTTCCAATTGCATGATCTGATAGATGCGAATTGCTTGACTCATCCATTTGATTCGGTTCATCTGAATGATCTGATTCACCTGGCCGTGACTGCTTCGGGTCATCAGGATTTCCGGAATCGTCCGGTTGCTTCGGATCGTCTGGGTTGCTTGGTTCTTCAGGTTGTGCTGGATCTACCGGCTGATCTGGTTCGATCGGTTTCTCTGGATCCATTGGCTTCTCTGGATCAATCGGTTTTTCTGGTTTATCTGGATTACTAGGTTCTGTGATGCTAGTCTTTCTATTCTGGATGGTCAGCTCTTTCGTAGGATGATCCATGGTCACGAAGATCGTACTAGTTGCAGAGGTTATCACATAACCTCTTGGAGCCTTTGTTTCTTTTAGGTGATAGTGATCGTAAGGTAAATCCTCAAACACGATTTTCCCATCTGCATCTGTTGTCTTTGTGGCAAGCAATGTGCCTTTATTGTCATACAGTTCAAACTCCGCTCCTGGTAAAACCTTTTGGGCATTGTATGCATCGACCTTCGTGATAATGAGATGCCCACGACCACGTTCATTTCTCTTATCCACCTTCACAACTTCTGTCTGCTCATGCTGAATGGCGAACTCAACAGGTGTTGGATCTAATAAATAATGCTCTGGCGCTTTGGTCTCAACGAATTGATACTGGCCAGCTTCTAAACCATCGACGACGATGCGACCGTTAGTATCGGTGATATGTGTACTAACCGTAACCAAGCCCGTCTCATCTTTTTTCTGCAATGCAAATTCTGCTCCTGACAACACACGCATATCATTGCTATCCATTTTTGTTAATTCTACCGCTTGATGAAGTTGTTTGTTCGAAATGGTGAATATCTGGTCGGCTTCTGCTAATGTGATAACTTTCCCAGCTTTATACTCATCAGCAATGGCATAGCCTGATGGAGCAGATAGTTCCTTGAGCAGATAATTCTTAAATTTAAAGGTGTTCGATTCTGCTTCACCATTTTTATCGGTTACAAGTGTTTCAAGTAATATAGATCCCGACTTGTCATAGAGTCCGAATGTTGCCCCAGCTAACGGTTGGTTCGTTGCCTCATCTACCTTAACAATTTTAAACTTTCCTTTACCAGGTGTATTTGCACCACCCTCAGCACCATATAGATAAACAGAGAACTCATTCTTCGTGTTCTGATCAACCTCTCCTGAAGATTGACCTGAAAGTCGTACATCGTTATTGATTTTCTCTCCGTGTTCGGCATTAATGAAGGATTGATATTCAAGAATATAGGCTCGATCAATGGCATTTTTAAATACCAATGTGAGTTGTTGATTAGATGCTTCTAGTGTGTACTCAGATGGACTAACCAAATCTAGTTTTACCAAAGTCCCATTAGGGTTAACAGCGGTTCCATAAAGCTTGATGGATTCCTGAATTAGAATTTGATTCTCAGAGAGTATATCTACCACTGTGGTACCGGCATCAAGCTGAGACTGGCTTCGATTGATATCGATGGTCCAGAAAGCAAACTCAGAATCGGCCCCTTCACCTTGACGACCTGATTTATTCAGATACTCGCCACCATATTTCGGCGCTACGCTAGCAGATTGGCTAAATACTGGTTTCTCTGTTCCATCCTGTAATGTCGCTTGATTATGATAGGATGCTAAGATAGGTTGACCTGCTAAACTAGTTTTGTAGGTAATGCGGTAGGCCGAGTCGATCTGCCCAAGCTGGATTTCAAAGCCAGCATTTCCATTAGCATCTTTCATTGTTTTGAATTCATAATCAGTGTTGGATACAAGTTCCCCTAGTTCTACCCCATTACGTTTCCCTGTGAGTTTCAAATGATGAACTGTTAAAGAATCCTCAACCAAGGCCTGCTTATCTGTGTAGAAATCACGAATAATCGCTTTATCTAGTTGATGAAGGTTATAATTCACATCAATAGTCCAGGTAATCTCTTTGGTTTGGGCATTATATATGCCAGTTTTATTCCCGTTATGGGTAGTATAGTGATCAGGATCTACCTGTGTTGATTTTTGAATGGGGGTTTGTGTCGTACCACCCTCATTCCATTTTAACGTTGCCTGATTCTTATATCCGTCATTGGGAATTGGTTGACGTGGATCGAATGTGGTCTGATAGGTGATCACATGGCTGGTGGTGATTGGTTCTTTTAGAAATGTAATTGTCAATCCGTCGTCATACCTTGAATTAGGATCGGAACTAGGGTTAATTTCTACTTTATATTCTGTCCCTTTGACTAAATCCGAAATTGACACACTTTCTTCCACCAGCTTGAAATTTTGTCCTGCAAAGTTATCAGTAATCACCACATTCTCCATGGATTTTTTATCTTGATTGAGATGGATTTCCCAAGTGATGATTTTGTTCGCATAATCTACTGACTTAGCACGCTTGTGGAAGATGACTTGATTGATATTTTGAGTGGCTTCCTTGCTTGTACCATCATGCATCTCCACTTTATTGTTAACGGTGTAGCTATCCTCATGTACACGCTTGATCGCTTTGGTTTGATAAGTGATTTCGTAGGCAGAGCTTACATCCTGTTTAAATTCAAGGCGAAAGCCTGCAGTAGTAGATTCAACAGTGTAGTTCTTATTCGGTTCCAGATCTCCCCTTCTCGCCTCTCCATTCTCATCGATGGTCATCTGATAAACTGCCAATGAGTCTAGGATCAGCTCTTGAGTTGTATCAAATTGGTCGACTAACCAAGCATCCTTTTTCGGAATCACTTGTTCATTATAGTTATATTGAATGGCCCACGTAATGGTCTGACTGGTAGGTTCATAGCCAATAGATGCTTTTTCAAGGGGCTTGCTGAACTTCACAGTAACACTTGCAGTTTCGGTCATCGGCTGAATGTCTGTTCCAGATACCGTGGCTTCATTAGTAAATGTTTGATCGATTACATCTGTAATCGATGTTGTATATTTCACTCGATAGGCACTTTCAATATTTCCAAAGTTCACTTTAAAGCCGGTGTCGGTCTTAATAATCTGACTTGTACCAATATCGACGGGATTTCCTTCTTGGACAGATCCGTCTAAATTTACCTGTAAAGAGTAGACTTTTATAGAGTTCAGGTCAATTGCTAGACCAACGGGAAGCTTGTCCTCAAAGGTAGCCTCTGTAATTGAATTTTCATCTTTGTTAAAATCAACATCCCAGTATATTTCACTAGGATTGATCACTTTATTGGCCACCCCTGTTTTATCCATTTCACTGCCTTTATTCTTAAAATGTACGAGAATTACTTTTTGTCCCTCATGAATGGGGAAAACAATGGGCTGCTTCAGGCCACCTTCAAACTTACTTTCATCAAATTCTCGCCATACTTCGAAGTATCCATCCAAGGATGTACCATCATTGATTTCATCATTGAAGGTGAAGGTAACGGTCCCTTCAGGGGTTACTTCATATGTGCCGACTTCACCCTTCAATTCCCCTGTCAAGCTTTTATCCAGCTTAAATTTGTTGGGCAGTGCAAAGGTGAAGGTGGCACCAGCACTGTATTTATGATCCACAGGGAGGCTCCACTCATAATTGATTTTTACCCTAGAGCCTTGCTCCGGACGGATATCCTCAATTCTATTCCCATCCTGATCCAAGATGGTCACATCAGTAATAAGATTCTCTGTAATTACTGCTCCTTCAGCATATGCTACTGGTGTTAGTCCCACAAAGCTTTGACAGACCAGTAATAATACAATTAGTATAATACCTACTTTTTGTCTCATTAGGCTCCCCTTCCTGTTACGATAAGCTTCATTCTGAAAAACTTCATTCTATAGAGTTCATTGCTATGACATTAGGGCGTTAACGCTGTTTTTTGGCTTAGCCTTGCTTGAATAATCAGCCTGTCTGTTGGATTTTCTACCCCGATTGGCGTGCAGGTCACTAACGTGATCAATGGTTCTTCTTGATCGGCTAGTACACCTACTTCAGTTCGATCTACCACAAAGGATTGAACAACAGTAAATTGATAAATATGGGTCCTTGTCTGCACTTCTATTTCGTCATCTGGCATCAATTCATCTAGCCGATTAAATTGCTTACCATACGCAATGGCACGATGCCCTGCAAGACCCACATTATGAACTCCGAAC
Above is a genomic segment from Rubeoparvulum massiliense containing:
- a CDS encoding collagen binding domain-containing protein, which produces MRQKVGIILIVLLLVCQSFVGLTPVAYAEGAVITENLITDVTILDQDGNRIEDIRPEQGSRVKINYEWSLPVDHKYSAGATFTFALPNKFKLDKSLTGELKGEVGTYEVTPEGTVTFTFNDEINDGTSLDGYFEVWREFDESKFEGGLKQPIVFPIHEGQKVILVHFKNKGSEMDKTGVANKVINPSEIYWDVDFNKDENSITEATFEDKLPVGLAIDLNSIKVYSLQVNLDGSVQEGNPVDIGTSQIIKTDTGFKVNFGNIESAYRVKYTTSITDVIDQTFTNEATVSGTDIQPMTETASVTVKFSKPLEKASIGYEPTSQTITWAIQYNYNEQVIPKKDAWLVDQFDTTQELILDSLAVYQMTIDENGEARRGDLEPNKNYTVESTTAGFRLEFKQDVSSAYEITYQTKAIKRVHEDSYTVNNKVEMHDGTSKEATQNINQVIFHKRAKSVDYANKIITWEIHLNQDKKSMENVVITDNFAGQNFKLVEESVSISDLVKGTEYKVEINPSSDPNSRYDDGLTITFLKEPITTSHVITYQTTFDPRQPIPNDGYKNQATLKWNEGGTTQTPIQKSTQVDPDHYTTHNGNKTGIYNAQTKEITWTIDVNYNLHQLDKAIIRDFYTDKQALVEDSLTVHHLKLTGKRNGVELGELVSNTDYEFKTMKDANGNAGFEIQLGQIDSAYRITYKTSLAGQPILASYHNQATLQDGTEKPVFSQSASVAPKYGGEYLNKSGRQGEGADSEFAFWTIDINRSQSQLDAGTTVVDILSENQILIQESIKLYGTAVNPNGTLVKLDLVSPSEYTLEASNQQLTLVFKNAIDRAYILEYQSFINAEHGEKINNDVRLSGQSSGEVDQNTKNEFSVYLYGAEGGANTPGKGKFKIVKVDEATNQPLAGATFGLYDKSGSILLETLVTDKNGEAESNTFKFKNYLLKELSAPSGYAIADEYKAGKVITLAEADQIFTISNKQLHQAVELTKMDSNDMRVLSGAEFALQKKDETGLVTVSTHITDTNGRIVVDGLEAGQYQFVETKAPEHYLLDPTPVEFAIQHEQTEVVKVDKRNERGRGHLIITKVDAYNAQKVLPGAEFELYDNKGTLLATKTTDADGKIVFEDLPYDHYHLKETKAPRGYVITSATSTIFVTMDHPTKELTIQNRKTSITEPSNPDKPEKPIDPEKPMDPEKPIEPDQPVDPAQPEEPSNPDDPKQPDDSGNPDDPKQSRPGESDHSDEPNQMDESSNSHLSDHAIGTLPQTGEKARVDFLLAGAFFLIIGAWMLMHRKKVKE